Proteins co-encoded in one Armatimonadota bacterium genomic window:
- the menD gene encoding 2-succinyl-5-enolpyruvyl-6-hydroxy-3-cyclohexene-1-carboxylic-acid synthase, with the protein MIPENATYAFVGAVVDELVRAGVTHLCLCPGSRSTPLAIAAARQPGLKVWTHIDERAAAFFALGLARTARAPVAVVSTSGTAAANFFPAVVEARFGRVPLVVLTADRPHELRDAGANQTIDQLRLFGVHVKWFAEVAPPLATAPMLRYARQLAAQAVAVALGAPAGPVHMNFPFREPLVPQPAPHELPPDDDRAGVAWVGREGGRPYTAVVRGVHAVEPEAVRALVEALEAARRALIVCGPQDDPAFPAAVARLAAALQAPVLADPLSQVRCGPHDRRLVVDAYDLVLRAEAATAALEPDVVVRFGGLPASRPLQQYLQRHARARQIVVDDGGWSDPLRVASDLVTADPRRVCDALVAALDGRRPVPARDAWTTRWLALGRAAREATAQRLREVAEPFDGRVFAELADLLPDGALLVVGNSMPVRDADTFLPSVGTRLRVLGNRGASGIDGLVSTALGAAAAAAGPVVAVLGDLAFYHDMNGLLAARLHRLAATIVLLNNDGGGIFNFMPQAAYPAYFEPLFGTPHGLAFRHAAALYDAAYAAFERWDAFRAQVRAGLAGSGLWIVEVRTDRARNVRLHEEIWAAAAEALGAGLSTR; encoded by the coding sequence ATGATCCCCGAGAACGCCACCTACGCGTTCGTGGGCGCGGTGGTCGACGAGCTCGTGCGGGCCGGGGTGACGCACCTGTGCCTGTGCCCGGGCTCGCGCTCGACGCCGCTGGCCATCGCGGCCGCGCGGCAGCCGGGGCTGAAGGTCTGGACGCACATCGACGAACGCGCGGCCGCGTTCTTCGCGCTGGGACTGGCCCGGACGGCACGGGCGCCGGTCGCCGTGGTCTCGACGTCGGGCACCGCCGCGGCCAACTTCTTCCCGGCGGTGGTGGAGGCGCGCTTCGGCCGCGTGCCGCTCGTGGTGCTCACCGCCGACCGACCGCACGAGCTGCGGGATGCGGGCGCGAACCAGACGATCGACCAGCTGCGGCTGTTCGGCGTGCACGTCAAATGGTTCGCCGAAGTGGCCCCGCCCCTGGCCACCGCGCCGATGCTGCGCTACGCGCGTCAGCTCGCGGCGCAGGCTGTGGCGGTGGCGCTTGGGGCGCCGGCGGGGCCCGTGCACATGAACTTCCCGTTCCGGGAACCGCTGGTGCCCCAGCCGGCCCCCCACGAGTTGCCGCCAGACGACGACCGTGCAGGCGTGGCGTGGGTGGGGCGGGAGGGCGGCCGGCCCTACACGGCGGTCGTGCGCGGGGTGCACGCCGTCGAGCCCGAGGCCGTACGCGCGCTCGTCGAGGCGCTGGAGGCGGCGCGAAGGGCCCTGATCGTCTGCGGGCCGCAGGACGACCCGGCCTTCCCGGCCGCGGTGGCCAGGCTGGCAGCGGCTCTGCAGGCGCCGGTGCTGGCCGATCCCCTGTCGCAGGTGCGCTGCGGCCCCCACGACCGCCGCCTGGTGGTCGACGCCTACGACCTCGTGCTGCGCGCGGAGGCCGCCACGGCGGCGCTCGAGCCCGACGTCGTGGTGCGCTTCGGCGGGCTGCCGGCGTCGCGGCCATTACAACAGTACCTGCAGCGGCATGCCCGCGCGCGACAGATCGTGGTGGACGACGGCGGCTGGAGCGACCCGCTGCGGGTTGCTAGCGACCTGGTGACCGCCGACCCGCGCCGGGTGTGCGATGCGCTGGTCGCGGCGCTGGACGGCCGTCGCCCGGTTCCCGCCCGCGATGCGTGGACCACGCGGTGGCTCGCGCTCGGCCGCGCGGCGCGCGAGGCGACGGCGCAGCGTCTACGCGAGGTCGCAGAGCCCTTCGACGGCCGGGTCTTCGCCGAGCTGGCCGACCTGCTGCCCGATGGCGCGCTGCTGGTGGTTGGCAACAGCATGCCGGTGCGCGACGCCGACACGTTCCTCCCGTCGGTGGGCACGCGCCTGCGCGTGCTGGGCAACCGCGGCGCGAGCGGCATCGACGGGCTGGTCTCGACCGCCCTGGGCGCGGCCGCGGCCGCAGCGGGGCCCGTGGTGGCGGTGCTGGGCGACCTGGCGTTCTACCACGACATGAACGGCCTGCTGGCGGCGCGGCTGCACAGGCTCGCGGCCACGATCGTGCTGCTGAACAACGACGGCGGCGGGATCTTCAACTTCATGCCGCAGGCGGCGTACCCGGCCTACTTCGAGCCCCTCTTCGGCACGCCCCACGGGCTGGCGTTCCGCCATGCGGCCGCGCTGTACGACGCGGCGTACGCCGCCTTCGAGAGGTGGGACGCGTTCCGGGCCCAGGTGCGCGCCGGGCTGGCAGGGTCGGGGCTGTGGATCGTCGAGGTGCGCACCGACCGGGCGCGCAACGTGCGCCTGCACGAGGAGATTTGGGCCGCGGCAGCCGAGGCGCTCGGCGCCGGCCTGTCGACGAGGTGA
- the menB gene encoding 1,4-dihydroxy-2-naphthoyl-CoA synthase, which yields MPVAWQKVREYTDILYEQAEGMAKITINRPEVRNAFRPQTIVELIDAFSRAREDPAVGVILFTGAGTEAFCSGGDQRVRGDAGYLDERGIPRLNVLDLQRLIRVLPKPVIALVAGYAIGGGNVLATVCDLTIAADNAIFGQTGPRVGSFDAGYGSTYLARIVGHKKAREIWYLCRQYTAQQALEMGLVNAVVPLERLEEEGIQWAREILEKSPLAIRLLKAAFNADTDGLAGIQQLGGDATLLYYLTAEAKEGRDAFLQKRRPDFSKFPRYP from the coding sequence ATGCCCGTAGCGTGGCAGAAGGTGCGCGAGTACACCGACATCCTGTACGAGCAGGCCGAAGGGATGGCGAAGATCACCATCAACCGGCCAGAGGTCCGCAACGCCTTCCGCCCCCAGACGATCGTGGAGCTCATCGACGCCTTCTCGCGCGCGCGCGAGGACCCCGCGGTGGGCGTGATCCTGTTCACCGGCGCAGGCACCGAGGCGTTCTGCTCGGGTGGTGACCAGCGGGTGCGCGGCGATGCGGGCTACCTCGACGAACGCGGGATCCCCCGCCTCAACGTGCTCGACCTCCAGCGGCTGATCCGCGTGCTCCCCAAGCCCGTGATCGCCCTGGTGGCAGGGTACGCCATCGGCGGCGGCAACGTGCTCGCCACGGTCTGCGACCTGACCATCGCCGCCGACAACGCCATCTTCGGCCAGACCGGACCACGGGTGGGTTCCTTCGACGCCGGGTACGGGTCCACGTACCTGGCCCGCATCGTCGGCCACAAGAAGGCCCGCGAGATCTGGTACCTGTGCCGGCAGTACACCGCCCAGCAGGCCCTCGAGATGGGCCTGGTGAACGCCGTGGTGCCCCTGGAGCGCCTCGAGGAGGAAGGCATCCAGTGGGCGCGCGAGATCCTCGAGAAGAGCCCGCTGGCCATCCGCCTCCTCAAGGCGGCGTTCAACGCCGATACCGACGGGCTGGCCGGGATCCAGCAGCTCGGCGGCGACGCCACGCTCCTCTACTACCTGACGGCCGAGGCGAAGGAGGGTCGCGACGCGTTCCTCCAGAAGCGCCGGCCCGACTTCTCGAAGTTCCCGCGCTACCCGTGA
- a CDS encoding Xaa-Pro peptidase family protein produces MKHPDRIARVRAQMQQAGVDVLALPPSDDLFYALGYSPHPDERPCYLFLTQSDALFVVPELNAGQARAHVDVPLLVYTDAEGPDNALRQAADRLGPVERLCVSDVMRADFLLLLQARWPGATIVSGAEVMAPVRMIKSPDEIEAMRRSAATADVAVDAAFAACRPGVTEVAVAAAVRHAFGAQGVPEVLFATVAGGPHSAFPHHAVTERPLQAGEPVLVDLGGRLGGYASDITRMAYLGEPPPRYREIHAVVEQAVRAALDVIRPGVPLAEVDRAARGVIEAAGYGKHFTHRTGHGIGITGHEPPSVTHTNQMPVQAGMVFSVEPGIYLEGEFGVRLEEIVVVTPSGPERLSRLPREVRVL; encoded by the coding sequence ATGAAGCACCCGGATCGGATCGCGCGCGTGCGGGCGCAGATGCAGCAGGCGGGCGTGGACGTGCTGGCCCTGCCCCCGTCGGACGACCTGTTCTACGCGTTGGGCTACTCGCCGCACCCCGACGAGCGGCCCTGCTACCTGTTCCTCACCCAGTCCGACGCGCTCTTCGTCGTGCCCGAACTGAACGCCGGGCAGGCGCGCGCGCACGTCGACGTCCCCCTGCTGGTCTACACCGACGCGGAGGGCCCGGACAACGCCCTGCGCCAGGCCGCCGACCGGCTCGGTCCCGTGGAGCGGCTGTGCGTGAGCGACGTGATGCGGGCCGACTTCCTGCTGCTGCTGCAGGCGCGCTGGCCGGGCGCCACCATCGTGTCGGGTGCCGAGGTGATGGCGCCGGTGCGCATGATCAAGAGCCCCGACGAGATCGAGGCCATGCGGCGCTCGGCGGCGACGGCCGACGTCGCCGTGGACGCCGCGTTCGCTGCGTGCCGCCCGGGCGTTACCGAAGTCGCCGTGGCCGCTGCGGTGCGGCACGCGTTCGGTGCCCAGGGCGTGCCCGAGGTCCTGTTCGCCACCGTCGCCGGAGGGCCGCACTCCGCCTTCCCGCACCACGCCGTCACCGAGCGACCGCTGCAGGCCGGCGAGCCGGTGCTGGTGGATCTGGGCGGTCGGCTGGGCGGGTACGCCTCCGACATCACCCGCATGGCCTACCTGGGCGAGCCGCCGCCGCGCTACCGTGAGATCCACGCCGTGGTGGAGCAGGCGGTGCGCGCAGCGCTGGACGTCATTCGCCCCGGCGTGCCCCTCGCCGAGGTCGATCGGGCGGCCCGCGGCGTGATCGAGGCCGCGGGCTATGGCAAGCACTTCACGCACCGAACCGGCCACGGGATCGGCATCACCGGCCACGAGCCGCCGTCCGTGACGCACACGAACCAGATGCCCGTGCAGGCTGGCATGGTCTTCAGCGTCGAGCCGGGGATCTACCTGGAGGGCGAGTTCGGCGTACGCCTGGAGGAGATCGTCGTGGTGACCCCATCCGGTCCCGAACGCCTCAGCCGGCTGCCACGGGAGGTGCGGGTTCTGTAG
- the ggt gene encoding gamma-glutamyltransferase, translated as MPHSRSIVVARRGMVASGHPLASAAGLQVLAAGGNAFDAAVAVAGVLGVAQPMMSGVGGDTFMVVFSRRENRVWAMNASGPAPAGATRDFFITRGYTKMPLRGMLSPSVPGAVKAMEVCLQRWGSGRFTLGKLLEPAIRYAEEGVPVARRVAHWIREAEPVLAQYPSSARIFLPDGRPPQEGDVLVQRDLGRTLRQIADGGADAFYNGPIARAIGEYSQTHGGLLSADDLAGYDVEVTDPVSTTYRGVTVYTTPPPSQGFLLLEMLNILEEMPPVPWGSADWVHRGVEAKKLAFADRLAYVGDPRFVTNPLGVLLSKDYAARRRRDLDMTRAADVPAGGLTEVTGDTTFFCTADVEGNMVAYITSLSASFGCGEVVEGTGIMLNNRAGRGFSLEAGHPNCIAPGKRTMHTLCPYLATRDGAPWLVWGTPGGDAQPQWNLQIFQNLVDAGMELQAAIEAPRWHSFPGTDPATVEQPFELRIEEGYPAETLTELARRGHRLKPMGEMEGGGGAQAIVADRVRGIYLGASDPRVDGCAIGL; from the coding sequence ATGCCACACAGCCGTTCGATCGTCGTCGCCCGCCGCGGTATGGTCGCGTCGGGCCATCCCCTGGCGTCGGCCGCGGGCTTGCAGGTCCTGGCGGCGGGAGGCAACGCCTTCGACGCGGCCGTGGCCGTGGCGGGGGTCCTGGGCGTGGCGCAACCGATGATGAGCGGCGTGGGCGGCGACACGTTCATGGTGGTCTTCAGCCGCCGCGAGAACCGGGTATGGGCGATGAACGCCAGCGGCCCTGCTCCGGCCGGCGCGACGCGCGACTTCTTCATAACGCGGGGGTACACGAAGATGCCGCTGCGGGGGATGCTCTCGCCCTCGGTGCCCGGCGCGGTGAAGGCCATGGAAGTCTGCCTGCAGCGCTGGGGGAGCGGCAGGTTCACGTTGGGCAAACTCCTGGAGCCAGCGATCCGGTATGCCGAGGAGGGTGTGCCCGTCGCGCGGCGGGTCGCCCACTGGATCCGCGAGGCCGAGCCGGTCCTGGCGCAGTATCCCTCCTCGGCCAGGATCTTCCTGCCCGACGGACGACCGCCCCAGGAGGGCGACGTGCTGGTCCAGCGCGACCTGGGCAGGACGTTGCGGCAGATCGCCGATGGCGGTGCCGACGCGTTCTACAACGGGCCCATCGCCCGCGCGATCGGCGAGTACAGCCAGACCCACGGCGGGCTGCTCTCGGCCGACGACCTGGCCGGCTACGACGTCGAGGTGACCGACCCCGTCTCGACGACCTACCGCGGGGTCACGGTGTACACCACGCCCCCGCCGTCCCAGGGGTTCCTCCTGCTGGAGATGCTGAACATCCTCGAAGAGATGCCGCCGGTGCCGTGGGGTTCGGCCGACTGGGTGCACCGCGGCGTGGAGGCCAAGAAGCTCGCGTTCGCCGACCGGCTGGCCTATGTGGGAGATCCCCGTTTCGTGACGAACCCGCTGGGTGTCCTGCTCAGCAAGGACTACGCCGCGCGGCGGCGGCGCGACCTCGACATGACCCGTGCGGCCGACGTGCCGGCGGGCGGGCTCACCGAGGTGACCGGCGACACCACGTTCTTCTGCACGGCCGACGTCGAGGGCAACATGGTGGCGTACATCACGAGCCTCTCGGCATCGTTCGGATGCGGCGAGGTGGTCGAAGGCACCGGCATCATGCTCAACAACCGCGCCGGTCGCGGCTTCTCCCTGGAGGCGGGTCACCCCAACTGCATCGCGCCCGGCAAGCGCACGATGCACACGCTCTGCCCCTACCTGGCCACCCGGGACGGGGCCCCATGGCTGGTCTGGGGCACGCCGGGCGGCGACGCGCAGCCCCAGTGGAACCTGCAGATCTTCCAGAACCTGGTGGACGCGGGGATGGAGCTCCAGGCCGCGATCGAGGCGCCCCGGTGGCACAGCTTCCCGGGCACCGATCCGGCCACCGTGGAGCAGCCGTTCGAGCTGCGCATCGAGGAGGGCTATCCGGCCGAGACGCTGACCGAACTCGCGCGCCGCGGCCACCGGCTCAAGCCGATGGGCGAGATGGAAGGCGGTGGCGGCGCGCAGGCGATCGTGGCCGACCGCGTACGCGGCATCTACCTGGGAGCCTCGGACCCGCGCGTGGACGGCTGCGCGATCGGCCTGTAG
- a CDS encoding proline dehydrogenase family protein: protein MDTVSLVLRRSILAASHSPRLARWMRRYGMRLGARRFVAGETLEECVAVLHRLQQQGFKTNTTLLGEAVRDEGTVRQVATEYLRVLDRIRQEGLRTNLSVKLTQLGLAIAEDLAYETLARLVARAAELGNFVRIDMEESRWVEPTLDIYRRLRAAGFDNVGVVLQAYLYRAEADLRALLPLRPNLRLVKGAYLEPPHVAFPRKADVDRNYVRLIELALPSAGYTAVATHDERMIEHAIRFARAHDIGTDRFEFQMLYGVRPQLQLDLVRRGFTVLVATPYGTDWYPYLMRRLAERPANVLFLLRNLLRR, encoded by the coding sequence GTGGACACGGTCAGCCTCGTCCTGCGGCGGTCGATCCTGGCGGCATCGCACAGCCCGCGGCTCGCCCGGTGGATGCGCCGGTACGGGATGCGCCTGGGCGCCAGGCGGTTCGTGGCGGGCGAGACGCTGGAGGAGTGCGTGGCGGTGTTGCACCGGCTCCAGCAGCAGGGCTTCAAGACCAACACGACGCTGCTGGGCGAGGCGGTGCGGGACGAGGGCACGGTCCGCCAGGTGGCCACAGAGTACCTGCGCGTGCTCGACCGGATACGACAGGAGGGCCTGCGCACGAACCTCTCGGTGAAGCTCACCCAGCTGGGCCTGGCGATCGCCGAGGACCTGGCGTACGAGACGCTGGCGCGGCTGGTGGCACGGGCGGCCGAGCTCGGCAACTTCGTGCGCATCGACATGGAGGAGTCGAGGTGGGTCGAGCCGACCCTGGACATCTACCGGCGCCTGCGCGCTGCGGGCTTCGACAACGTGGGGGTGGTGCTGCAGGCCTACCTTTACCGCGCCGAGGCCGACCTGCGGGCGCTGCTGCCGTTGCGCCCGAATCTCAGGCTGGTCAAGGGCGCCTACCTGGAGCCGCCGCACGTGGCGTTCCCCCGCAAGGCCGACGTGGACCGCAACTACGTCCGGCTGATCGAGCTCGCCCTGCCGAGCGCAGGCTACACGGCCGTGGCGACCCACGACGAGCGCATGATCGAGCATGCGATCCGGTTCGCGCGCGCGCACGACATCGGCACCGACCGCTTCGAGTTCCAGATGCTCTACGGCGTGCGCCCCCAGCTGCAGCTCGACCTGGTGCGCCGCGGCTTCACGGTGCTGGTGGCGACACCGTACGGCACCGACTGGTACCCCTACCTGATGCGCCGCCTGGCCGAGCGCCCTGCCAACGTGCTCTTCCTGCTACGGAACCTGCTGCGGCGTTGA
- the nth gene encoding endonuclease III, with translation MPRRSSTQALVLPTASPVSARVPPAFPTGETLAQARRRAARIAAELARRYPITRVPLRHRTPLQLLVATILSAQCTDAQVNKVTPALFARYRTAEDFAAADLSELESYIRSTGFYRQKARAIREMARALLARFGGRVPDTMEELLQLPGVGRKTANVVLGAAFGQPGMVVDTHVRRIAKRWGLTTHDDPAKIERDLMALLDPAQWSDFSLRVIYFGREICSARAPRCAGCPLRRLCPSAPYAGRPPWMQAGPLRGRRAGRGEGRDTPGRSSASGRSGSEVSGRRRP, from the coding sequence ATGCCCCGCCGGTCGTCCACGCAAGCCCTGGTCCTCCCGACGGCGTCCCCGGTCTCCGCCCGGGTGCCCCCGGCGTTTCCCACGGGCGAAACCCTCGCGCAGGCCCGCCGGCGCGCGGCACGCATCGCCGCCGAGCTGGCCAGGCGCTACCCGATCACCCGGGTCCCGCTCCGCCACCGGACGCCGCTGCAGCTGCTGGTGGCCACGATCCTCTCGGCGCAGTGCACCGACGCCCAGGTGAACAAGGTCACGCCCGCGCTGTTCGCACGCTACCGCACGGCCGAGGACTTCGCCGCCGCCGACCTGTCCGAACTCGAGTCGTACATTCGCTCGACCGGCTTCTACCGCCAGAAGGCCCGCGCCATCCGGGAGATGGCCCGGGCGCTCCTGGCCCGCTTCGGCGGTCGGGTGCCCGACACGATGGAGGAGCTGCTGCAGCTGCCCGGGGTGGGGCGCAAGACGGCCAACGTCGTCCTGGGGGCAGCGTTTGGCCAGCCGGGCATGGTCGTCGACACCCATGTGCGGCGTATCGCCAAGCGCTGGGGCCTCACGACGCACGACGACCCCGCAAAGATCGAGCGCGACCTGATGGCGTTGCTCGACCCCGCCCAGTGGTCGGACTTCTCGCTGCGCGTGATCTACTTCGGCAGGGAGATCTGCAGCGCCAGGGCCCCCCGATGTGCAGGGTGCCCGCTCAGGCGCCTGTGCCCCTCGGCGCCGTACGCGGGCCGGCCGCCCTGGATGCAGGCCGGCCCACTGCGGGGACGGCGCGCAGGGCGGGGCGAAGGAAGGGATACGCCCGGCAGATCGTCCGCATCGGGCAGGTCGGGCAGCGAGGTCTCCGGGCGACGCAGACCGTAG
- the menE gene encoding o-succinylbenzoate--CoA ligase, giving the protein MLTPDWLAYRARVAGGRLALVAGDEHLTFADLDRRAAGLARRLAGLGVAAGDHVAVLLRNGPAYAETAFALARLGAVMVPLNTRLATPELAWQLADSGARWLLSEERLAAQARQAVGDGTVTPGASRLLLVEAVAREPEADARLQERIDLSQVQGIVYTSATTSRPKGAQLTFGNHWWNAAGSALHLGVRRDDAWLAVLPFYHVGGLALLWRCVLYGIPLVVHEGFDADAANRAIDAGGVTMVSVVATMLQRMLDARAHRPFPPSLRCVLLGGGPAADALLERCAALGVPVAPTYGLTEAASQVATLPPDEFARKRRAAGRPLFPVEVRIDAPPGAVGEILVRGPTVMVGYWNRPEETAHALRDGWLHTGDLGYLDADGDLVVVDRRDDLIVTGGENVYPSEVEAVLRAHPAVADAGVFGVPDPEWGQVVAAAVVARPGAQVDVAALQAFCAARLARFKVPRRIWVVDDLPRSTGGKLVRRALPAQVLATSVPAVGAGVASSVGGRGLRAGRADTDVCRAQEVASGRAHGVASSGRTGAPDLAAPPATRRAWVRDAFHAIAGRYDLLNHLLSGGAHLLWKRAAVRAAGLQRGGRAVDVCCGTGDLLVGLARVSGPGGRVVGVDFAPAMVAAARARLTRRRATGAAVVLADAEALPLRDGVVDAATIAFGLRNVARPAQALREMHRVLRPGGRVVVLEFGQPQPAWFRALYDLFSRTVIPRLGGWLSGRPDAYRYLHDSIRQWPDPERLSDLLREAGFADVRFRRLTRGIAVLHVATKA; this is encoded by the coding sequence ATGCTGACGCCCGACTGGCTGGCCTACCGCGCGCGCGTCGCAGGCGGGCGGCTGGCCCTGGTGGCCGGCGACGAGCACCTCACGTTCGCCGACCTCGATCGGCGCGCCGCTGGCCTTGCCCGGCGGCTGGCTGGCCTGGGAGTCGCGGCGGGGGACCACGTCGCGGTGTTGCTCCGCAACGGCCCGGCCTACGCCGAGACCGCCTTTGCGCTCGCACGCCTGGGCGCGGTGATGGTGCCCCTCAACACGCGCCTCGCCACGCCCGAACTCGCCTGGCAACTGGCGGACAGCGGCGCACGGTGGCTGCTCAGCGAAGAGCGCCTGGCCGCCCAGGCCCGGCAGGCGGTTGGTGACGGCACGGTCACGCCTGGGGCTTCGCGCCTGCTGCTGGTCGAAGCCGTGGCACGGGAGCCAGAGGCCGATGCCCGGCTGCAAGAGCGCATCGACCTGTCGCAGGTGCAGGGGATCGTCTACACCTCGGCCACGACCAGTCGCCCCAAGGGCGCGCAACTCACGTTCGGCAACCACTGGTGGAACGCGGCGGGATCGGCGCTGCACCTGGGCGTGCGGCGCGACGACGCCTGGCTGGCGGTCCTGCCCTTCTACCACGTGGGCGGCCTGGCGCTGCTGTGGCGGTGCGTGCTGTACGGCATTCCGCTGGTCGTGCACGAGGGGTTCGACGCCGACGCTGCGAACCGGGCCATCGACGCCGGGGGGGTCACGATGGTCTCCGTGGTGGCCACCATGTTGCAGCGGATGCTCGACGCCCGGGCCCACCGGCCGTTTCCGCCCTCGCTGCGGTGCGTGCTGCTCGGCGGCGGCCCGGCCGCAGATGCCCTGCTCGAGCGCTGTGCGGCGCTGGGCGTGCCGGTGGCGCCCACCTACGGGCTCACCGAAGCCGCCTCGCAGGTGGCCACCCTGCCGCCCGACGAGTTCGCGCGCAAGCGCCGGGCCGCCGGCCGGCCGCTCTTCCCGGTGGAGGTGCGCATCGACGCGCCACCGGGCGCAGTCGGCGAGATCCTCGTGCGCGGTCCGACCGTCATGGTGGGGTACTGGAACCGGCCCGAGGAGACCGCGCACGCCCTGCGCGACGGCTGGCTCCACACCGGCGACCTCGGCTACCTCGACGCGGACGGCGACCTGGTCGTGGTGGACCGCCGTGACGACCTGATCGTCACCGGCGGCGAGAACGTCTATCCGTCGGAGGTGGAGGCGGTGCTGCGGGCCCATCCGGCCGTGGCCGATGCGGGCGTGTTCGGGGTGCCCGACCCCGAATGGGGCCAGGTCGTGGCGGCGGCAGTGGTCGCGCGCCCCGGCGCGCAGGTGGACGTGGCGGCGTTGCAGGCGTTCTGTGCCGCGCGGCTCGCCCGCTTCAAGGTGCCCCGTCGCATCTGGGTGGTGGACGATCTGCCGCGCTCGACCGGAGGGAAGCTGGTGCGGCGCGCGCTGCCAGCGCAGGTACTCGCGACCTCTGTGCCTGCGGTTGGGGCAGGCGTTGCAAGCAGCGTAGGCGGCCGTGGCCTCCGCGCGGGGCGCGCAGACACCGACGTTTGTCGGGCACAGGAGGTGGCAAGCGGCCGCGCCCACGGTGTGGCGTCGTCCGGGCGGACCGGTGCGCCCGATCTGGCGGCACCGCCTGCGACCCGCCGCGCCTGGGTGCGGGACGCCTTCCACGCGATCGCGGGCCGCTACGACCTCCTCAACCACCTGCTGAGCGGTGGGGCGCACCTGCTGTGGAAGCGCGCGGCGGTGCGGGCCGCAGGTCTGCAGCGGGGTGGCCGCGCGGTCGACGTGTGCTGCGGGACCGGAGATCTGCTGGTCGGGCTCGCCAGGGTCAGCGGCCCCGGCGGCCGGGTCGTGGGCGTGGACTTCGCGCCCGCAATGGTGGCCGCGGCCCGCGCGCGCCTGACGCGCCGGCGGGCCACGGGCGCGGCGGTCGTGCTGGCCGACGCCGAGGCCCTGCCGCTGCGCGACGGGGTGGTCGATGCCGCCACCATCGCCTTCGGCCTGCGCAACGTGGCCCGCCCCGCGCAGGCCCTGCGCGAGATGCACCGGGTGCTGCGCCCGGGCGGCCGGGTGGTGGTCCTGGAGTTCGGACAGCCCCAACCGGCCTGGTTTCGCGCGCTCTACGACCTCTTCTCCAGAACGGTCATCCCGCGGCTTGGCGGCTGGCTCTCGGGGCGGCCCGACGCCTACCGGTACCTCCACGACTCCATCCGGCAGTGGCCCGATCCGGAGCGGTTGAGCGACCTGCTCCGCGAGGCGGGGTTTGCCGACGTGCGCTTCCGACGACTGACCCGGGGGATCGCCGTCCTCCACGTTGCGACCAAGGCCTGA
- a CDS encoding 1,4-dihydroxy-2-naphthoate polyprenyltransferase: protein MPRWRAWVVAARIPTLSAAVAPVLVGSGAAAAEGGFAPLAALGALIVALAIQIGTNLHNDAADFLRGADTATRQGPPRVTQAGWLPVRAVLTGAYACFGVAGAVGLVFVWQWGWPVFVAGALSILAGMAYTAGPWPLGYHGLGEVFVFVFFGIVAVTGTAFVQLGRLSGVALAASVPVGLLCAAILVANNLRDLATDAAAGKRTLAVRLGPVRTRLLYQALLLAAVVAPLALWQAGWASRRFWLPWLALPEFLALGHAAWWHRDPPALVAVLKRTARLHLVYGALLGASLV, encoded by the coding sequence ATGCCTCGCTGGCGGGCCTGGGTGGTGGCGGCCCGCATCCCCACCCTGTCGGCGGCCGTGGCACCGGTGCTGGTGGGTAGCGGTGCGGCCGCGGCCGAGGGCGGGTTTGCGCCCCTGGCGGCGCTTGGCGCGCTGATCGTGGCGCTCGCGATCCAGATCGGCACGAACCTCCACAACGACGCCGCCGACTTCCTGCGGGGCGCCGATACCGCCACGCGCCAGGGACCCCCTCGCGTCACCCAGGCTGGCTGGCTGCCGGTGCGCGCCGTGCTCACCGGCGCCTATGCATGCTTTGGCGTGGCCGGGGCCGTCGGGCTGGTCTTCGTGTGGCAGTGGGGCTGGCCGGTGTTCGTGGCCGGGGCGCTGTCGATCCTCGCGGGGATGGCGTACACGGCCGGGCCCTGGCCGCTTGGCTACCACGGCCTGGGCGAGGTGTTCGTCTTCGTGTTCTTCGGGATCGTGGCCGTGACCGGCACGGCCTTCGTGCAGCTGGGGCGCCTCAGCGGGGTGGCGCTGGCCGCCTCGGTGCCCGTGGGCCTGCTGTGCGCGGCGATCCTCGTGGCCAACAACCTGCGCGACCTCGCCACCGATGCGGCGGCCGGCAAGCGCACGCTGGCCGTGCGCCTGGGCCCGGTGCGCACGCGCCTGCTCTACCAGGCGCTGTTGCTCGCGGCGGTCGTCGCGCCCCTGGCGCTGTGGCAGGCCGGCTGGGCCAGCCGGCGGTTCTGGCTGCCGTGGCTCGCGCTGCCCGAGTTCCTGGCCCTCGGACATGCGGCGTGGTGGCACCGCGACCCGCCGGCACTCGTGGCGGTGCTGAAGCGCACCGCCCGGCTCCACCTCGTCTACGGCGCGTTGCTCGGCGCCAGCCTGGTGTGA